The Pagrus major chromosome 1, Pma_NU_1.0 genome includes the window AAAGAAACGGTGCAAATATTAATTTAGGTCATGGCACAGCACTGCCAACAAGGGcagagataaaataaacaacatgtgGTAATTTAAGTCATTAAGCTTTAGTTTGGTAcctgtgaaaattaattaattaaaaatattttgggGTGGGAAGATGTTGGACGACGACACTTAGGGTATAATCGATATGTGAATTGATATATAATTGTTGTTCATATacgttttcattttttcattgggttgaaaaacaatatttccaTTAATGGAAAGGTGCAGTAAGAACATAACAtaaatttcactttttaaactgGATTTATGTCCAGATTTGGCTACTTACTCGTGCAATTCCCAGAATCTGTCTATTGATGTAAATCTGAGGAGcagattcaaaataaataatgacttcTGCTGTCAGAAACTAAGACTTGAAACTGTGTATATTATTGCACACACATACCTGTCAGGCCAGCGGAGTCTATAAAGAACAAAACACCATTAGTAAAAATAACTTCAAAGATATAAACTGTcccaacagcagcagaaaacagaaacgtACCTCCCAACAGAATCAAACTGTCCATTCGAGTTGCTGAAAAGCAcgagaaataaaatgttgtgtaGCGTCCACCGACCCATGTTGACTGACTGGGAGCTTCAGTGGACTGTGGCCGCAGGAGAGACGGACAACTACTATATCAGACCCCGAACCCCCCTCCTATAACCAAACAGACACTGTACAGTcaataggaggaggaggagcttgGGTTTCTGATCAATGACAAGTCACAAAAACTACCGCAGGCCCGGTCGGGAAGCGTTCACACTCCAACTACTCCTAAACTACGAGGGGGGCATGAAGAATCAGCGTTAAAACGCGGGGAACTTTCATCTCTGGTTCGAGTTAATCCTTCAATACAGCCTGGTGTTCTGAATATTGAAGGATGAAGGAGATTTCTGACCATCGTTTAAGAAACAGAGAGGTCCTAAAGTCTGGGAACACACTGAAAATCTCTAATGGAAATGATCAGACAGCTAGAGGATTCAGAATATAAGTGAAAGTGTCAGAAGTCAAATCATGGCTACACTAAAGGTTTCCAAGGGGGCAACTGGAACTGGATCAGTTGTTTCAGAGGACGAGCtgcagtttctaaaccacttctcatGAGGTGAAACAAGTCTTAAACACTTGAGATGGGTAAAAGAACATCAGACTTTCTCAGAGGATGGCTGGAAAAAGTCCTGAATCCAAGTTAGAGATGCATGGCAGTAACAGAACGGTGTGTGTAAGGAGAtgaacagtttttatttatgttttacacagcgtcccaacttttaTAGAACCAGCTTGGCAGCTTCACTCTTTGATTCTGCGTCTGGATTCTCACTACTCGTTTGCAACAATGTGTAATGTTCAGGCAACAAACTCGACAACAGTTAAACGGTATTTTACACTTTTGCATTTTATTCTACCAAGTGCCAGACAAGTTTGTCATCTGATCACACGTATGTGGGAATCAGATTACAAGTTAAGATGGGTCTGTAGAGTCTGCACAAAGGCCTAATTATTAACAGGTCGTACGATGTATCACTCTTCTCCAAATCAATGATAGAATTTCACGGTTCCAATTTCTAAtttatggaccttttttttCAGCACCGACAGCTATGCCATGGTGAGACCAACCAGTAAGGATgtgtaaagatcaacagatcgttggtttcatttacattttcaagttcttctttaaaaaggatGCAACCTGGTATCAAGtgtgagatgtttgtccatatggtcaaatttaaataatttatttacaatgtaatgacaacattttactgttaaacacaaaaatagaaGGAAGATGGCAGAAACAACATGAGTTTCCTCACCAGCAAAACATCagcatcatttttgtttttcttccgcAGGCAAGTGTGGAAAGGAGAAAAAACCTTGCCTTTGACTTTAATAACCGAATCCtcattttgatttgaagtttTTACACTCCTAACAGGTTTGCTCATCAATATAACACATTCATGACGTTACATTCTGCAAAGAACTAAGCTTCAAATTAAAATCTgagttatttcacacatttcagaAATCAGAATATTTCCATTGTGAGCAGACAGGTGAGTTAACCACCACAGGTTACAGCAGatctctgcagctgtgacaaTCTCATGTTTGTGCTTCACTCTcacaaaatgacacaatgaCCTCCATTCattgaaaacagaaacagtccCATTCATCTTCTCACCCAGCCTCATTGTCCTGAGTCTGAATCTGAGTCGCTGTAGTCCGCCACAAGAGATGTGACAGCTCCTAAACTTTTGTCCTGCTCCTTCTCTTTCCCAGAGTCCTTTCCGTTTGTCAGTCCTTCCTCTGTACTTCTGACATGTGCCTCCATGGAGCCTCTGTCATGTGTCCCTGTTACCTCCTGTTCCACCTGTCTTGGTAATAAACTTTGGTCTTCCTCCTTCTGAGAGACCTTAGAAAGTTCTCCATTACATGTGTTGGTTTCAGGATGCGAATGTCTGCGAGTGATGGTGGCACAGGGCTCAGATTTGACTCCCGGTCCTCCTGTGCGTTTGCGGATCAGGGGGCTCGGTGAGGAGCCCAGTGCTTTGGCCACTGCTGCTTCTTTCCCCTGCATGCCGAGCTTCTGGAGCAGACTGCCTGCAGCACCTCCAGGTGAGGCTGAGGGGGCGCTGAACCACGAACGAGTGGAGATCTCTTTCCTCTTGCTGTGCTGCTTGTCGTCGTAGGCTGAATTGGGGAGGAGAATAGTGAGAAGCAACCACAATATTAGAATTCAAACTTTACGTTTACAGGAttattccagtatttttaaaacataaattccTACTTATATACTCTGGGCACATCCAATCCACCTAACTTAATGAGGGAGCATTTGTCTGACATCACACAAAGGCAGCACTCATGGGGAGGGTGTAGGATATTTTTGTTAATGCAGTATTAGTATTAGGCGAGTGACTGGAATATTTAGATACATTTTCGAGCAAGTGCcgtaaaaaaaacccataatgATGTCTGTTACctcctgttttgtttatatgtgcagCTGCACTTCTGAGGGTTCGCGTGTGTGTACACTTGCCAAATAAATATCAATTTATTACTGTCAgccaagttttttttaactcgTGGCATCTTGCACCTGGAACACTTTGAGGTCAAATTTGGAAATTTCAACTAGGAAAAGGGCCTGTTTCTGATCCTTACAGTCAGGTGCCTGGTAGGTGAGCAGTGCTGCCAGTCtcttgtcctcctccttctctggTAGAAGTGGGATGGACAGGTTGGTCCTCATCCTCACTGCGTTGTCCGTCTCCTCCTGCTCAGCCAGAactttcttctctgtctgcACAGCCATTTAAAGCAGAGCCGTCAGTTCAGTGGCACAATGCAAATACAATCTCAAAACAGGGTTATAACTGAATCTGGTATAACTGCTTCATGTcattttctcattattattTGGTCGTCTTTGGAACTAATTCTGTGTCACTGGTGTTTGCATTGACATGACAGGAGGAGGTAATGACAAAACTGTAGTTGTTGCATTAACTTCTCTTCACTAATATACAGTGTAGATCAatacacaaagaaagacagtgatgctgcagtttATGAAAGTCTTCTCAACAACATTTGgagaaaatctgaaaacaaaaactgtcaATGTACTCCTTACTGATGATGAACATTTAACTGCATTAATACAGCAGTTACTAACACACACGGTCACTATCCTACCCTGAACTTCCTGCGGAGGCTGCTGTTGAGCTGGAAGTCGTCCTTCCAGGTGGACTGGTATTCTTGGATCTCCGACAGAGAGGGCAGAGCCTTCTTAAGCTTCTCCTTGTCTTTCCCACCGTGGTCAAGTTTGAACATGGCATCAGTCTCCagtttctccttctctgttcGCTCTGTGAATACGTTCAGTCAGGTGGCAAAAAACGGATGTTAGACAATAATATTGAACCTGAACAGAAAAGCCTCAAAGCAGTGAGGACATAAAGACATCTTCAGTTTGAGATGTTCTGTGCATGATCCAAACAAAAACCTTTAATGTCACTGTCATGTAGCTGTTttgagctgcaatgattaatcgacAAGTTGTCAACCATTAAAGTAATTGACAATATTTTCATAATCAatcagttttagtttttctttaataaataaaaaagtcaaaattctccgATTTCAGTTTCCTGGAGCTGATCTCCAGCCTAAATCATGTACAGAACTGAGCAAGTCATTTATCTTTTGATTGATATCCAACATGGATCCTTTACCTGTGGTGAGGATCTGCTCATTGTCAGCCATGTCCCAGCGTTCCTCCTTCCTGTTTGCCCCGCTTACGATCACATAGTCGCAGGTCGCTGGGTCTGTCTGCATCTCGATGTAGTTGACGCACAGATGACACTTCATCCTAAACCTGGTTGAGGAGACAGAATAAGGtgtataaatattttacattttttcaccttttcatcGAGTTTCATGATGATTCTCTTTTGTTTAAGGACATACTGTAAAGTTCACATCGGCGGTCAGCCCAGGCTGTCTGTGATTACCTGTAGATTGGCGTGGTGTAGTAGTTTCccacttttttcttctcagcaTTGTAACGGACCCCTGTGCAAGAAGAACATTAGTgcaataaaaattaaattacactATATGAGACTGAAACTAACTAAATGGGTCGTGTTGTTCTTCAAACTTACCCATGCCAATGTGATTTTTGCAGCCATCACACCAGATGTTGTAGGGCATCTCAAACCTTAACGGACAAAAACAGTCACATACACTTAGGTTTGGGTGTCAATAACAAAACACCAGTTCTTACCATTACTTCATGTCTTGACCTTTCAAGGTCTaggattatttgttttataataGTAATCTTACATGTCCCCATGTTTATTAGATCTGTGAAACGTTCACACTCATATTCATCAATGTCActtcatcatttcagttttcgTGTCTACTGACCTGATGATGAGGATGCCCTGGGACAGTTTCCTGGCCCTCTCCCGCAGAGCGTGAGTTCCATGGTAGCCATTGAGGGATCCATGctaaagtgaaaacattatGGAAATGCTGTTCAGCATCTAGACGCAAAAGGTAAactaaaaatgacttaaacacacacttgtgtgtgtgatcataCACACCTTGGCTGGATCAAAATCTGGAGGGTAGTATTTGTTTGTTCCTTTCCTTTCACCCTGTCAAGAAAAACAGTGCAATAAAGAAAACTGAGTATTTGAACGTATATCCTTCTGATTTTTTGTATCTTGACACACGCAGGTAAATTCTGCATTTTATAGCTCACCATGGTGACAACTGGATATCTGCACCAGTAATGGATTCACCCtttacaaaaggaaaacaaagttagGATGCATGTAACAGACAGTTATATACActcagctgtcagtttaagTCCATCTAGATAAAGCTATGGTCAGAGGTTGAATTGTTTTTAATAACAGACATAATGCAACACAACCGCCTCTCTGTGTAATACAATATAGTTAAGAGcaccacaaaaaaacatacagctgTATTGAAAACCTCTCTGAAACGgttttgacagaaaactgaacatTACAACCTTCATTAAAGCAACGTTATGATTTATAGCAGGACTGTTTTAGTAGACTCTGTTAGTTTTAGCTGGAAAATTAACATTAGCTTCAGCTTCAacgtttgctaacattagctagcttatTAATGGCAGCTGCTTGCAAACTAGCCTAGCTTCTGAGGAAAACGTATGGCCAATTAGCAACATTTTTTAAGATTGGTGAAAACTTGAAACAAGActatatttgaaaaatgtgccGATAGATTTAGCAAGATAAGTTATTTGTCTGTCTTTAACAAAATCAGTACGGacctaaacctaacaagtaCAGACCAAGGACGTTATAATTAGGTGCAGACCTTCACCAAACTTTATTAGCAAAGTGTAAACACACAACGTTATGCGGTGTAAACAATTAGCTAGCGTTGCAACTTTCTTTGGCTTGATAGCTAACATACGGTCACTACGTTTCTGACAGATGAGCGAGCAAGCGGTATATGTCGACGGGGAAACGCTTAACTTACATTGTTTCACAgggtaaataaaaacattaaattggcAGATTTTTGCACAGAGTTTGGTGCAGCGTTCCGTCATTAAGCTAGCTGGCGTTAGcataagctaactagctataACGTTAACTGTGTAACGTCAGCGCCCGCTTCGGTTAAACACGAACGACGTGTCGCTAAATGATGACCGCaaacaaaagcattttttattttgttttaatgcgCTGCTGTCATATTTACACTACAGTTCAAACTTTAACAAAATACTTACTCTTGTAGCAGGCGGCAGAAACAGCTACCTACCAAACACCCAGAGGGCCTGATGGGTAACGGAAGTGGCGTCACGGCGCAGAGGATTCTGGGAAGTACCGGTGGCAAGAAGGAAAACGTgctcagagcagagcacagcGAGATATTTCTGAtcttttaaagctgtttttcgCCATCGATGCCGCAAAATGCAAACGGAGCCGCACAAACGTTACATTTGCTCGTTTCCGGACTGCTCGGCGGCTTATAACAAGCAGTGGAAACTGGACGCGCACTTGTGTAAACACACCGGACTGAAGCCGCACACATGTGACCGCGATGGCTGCGGGAAGTCCTTCTGCAGCAGCTACCACCTGGCCCGACACGAGCTCAGTCACAGCGGCGTGAAGCCTTTTCAGTGCACCGTGGACGGCTGTCGGGAGGCCTTCACCACCAACACGAACCGGGCCAGACACGTCGGCCGCGTTCACGCCCAGGAGCAGAAGAAGTACGTGTGCAAATACGACGCCTGCGGCCTGGAGTTCAAGAAGAACAAGCAGCTCAAGTCCCACATGTGTGAGCAGCACACCCAGCTGCCCCCCTACCAGTGCACCTATGAAGGGTGCCAGATGAGATTCAGCTTCCCCAGCAAACTGAAGCGTCACGAGAAGGTGCACAGAGGCTACCCCTGCAAGGACGAGGGCTGCAGCTTCACCGGGAAGACCTGGACAGAGTATCTGAAGCACAGAAAGGAGCAGCACAGGGTCACCTTGGAGTGTGACCAGTGCAGCAAGGTGTTCAGGGACTCCTGGTtcctgcagcagcatcagcgAGTCCACGCTGAGACACGGGTGGTCTACAGGTGCCCGAGGAATGACTGTGACAGGTCATTCACCACGCTCTTCAACATGGAGAGCCACATCAGCTCCTTCCACGAGGAGCTGCGTCCCTTCACCTGCACCCACGCAGGCTGCAGGAAGACCTTTGCGATGAGGCAGAGCCTCCAGCGTCACAGCATCGTCCACGAcccagagaggaagaagctgaagaagcCGAGACCCAAAAGGTCTCTCGCCTCCAGGTTGAGTGGCTACAGCGAAAAGAAGAAAGTGGATTGTAAAAAGCGCAGAGAGCCTGAATCCACACAAAACAAGCCGGATCCACCGGGTCCTGTGGAGTTGGTGTCCCTCCTGCAGGACACGTCTTTGCTGTGCAACCCTGCTGTAGACATACATGGACTGACTACTGCCCTGACTACACCTCTGACAGTCTAATGAAGGACTTTACAGCAACATTTTGGGGACAGCAGGCGCTTGATAAGAGCATTTATGAAGTATTATCATTTCTAACTTTACATACATTTAGTCCTCGACTGTTTATCCATCAGCAAAAAGCATCAAGTCTGTTTATTTTGGGCACGGctggttgtttggttgtttcAGGCTGGAACCTAAAGGACCAGACAGCCAGCTGAGTTGATGTATTTCTAGGTTTATTTCAGGTATTTCTGAAAATGGGAAGAAGGAAGAAGTCATTTCTCTTTTGCGTTACGTCCTGGGTGCACTAtttctctgtcttttgtctttcaatgaattttatttttgctaTTTCTGGAGCCATTAAGTCCTCTGTATCTGTGCtgcttatatttaaaaaaatatatttttccatattgaaaaaaagtgtttttggaaaatgtcagaaaaatctAACTTTGCAGAAAGACAGTGTTTGCAGAAATAAAACCCGCAGCGGTTGTCTTCATGAATTGACTCTGTGTCTGATGTATTTATTGCTGTGAGGCCTGATGTGGTATCCTGTCTGAGAGCCCACTACGAGGATTTTGTGCTTATTACTCAGAAAAACTTGTAAATCACTTATAAACCCTGTCTGTGTAGGAGTTTAAACCCGTCAACTGTAAAATCTGGCTGTTTGAAAGTTGTCTGTAGGATAATCTTTCACTAGCGCTtcttttttagacatttataCAGAATATACACCCATTTTCTTAcctacatatacatacatagtaACATAGACATAGAACTATCTTTTCATATCAACACTGGTCTACATGAACACTGCTTGAAtttctctgttctgctgtgattcccattttttacagtttatattGGAGttgcaacaattagttgatcTAAAGAAAACttattttcaaaatgacatcatctgtGTCATTATTGGGTTTTTGGGGCTATTGGTTGGACGagagaagcaatttgaagacctcactttgggctctgtgaaGTATCTGTCACaatttatgatatttcataGACTAAACCACTcaaaaattaatcaataatgaaaataatcattagtcgCAGCCCTAGTTTATATCTTCAGCTAAGTCTTTTAAAATGGCAGCTACAAATGACCAGCGAGTGTGTGTCTTGTCACTGAACCCTTATCTGTACTGAGCCGATTATATTTCACTGTGACAGCACAGTTACGCCAtttggccaaaagtatgtggacaccctGCCCCACTTAGTGTTGGTGTACTTttggtctgttgttgtttttttattcaggaTTTGTTTTATACCAGTTTGGTGTGGGAAAGTGCTGTAAGAAGCACCCGTAAGTCGTATTTGATTAAAAGTagagatattgtgttaaaatattactttattaaaagtataaagtaCTCTAAAAAGTAACAGGAAAATGGAAATTCCCAAGCAAAGTAAAAATATCTAATTTGATTACAGTaagtagagtacttgagtaattgttcttggttacattccatcaccgGGTGTAGAGGAACTTGACATCAACCTCATCCAACACCTATGGGACGAACTGGCGTGTTCAACAACATCACATAAGGGTGAGATGTTTCCACACACTCTTCTTTGTTTGGGTGTCCGCATACTTTTGGTCACGTTGTGCATGTTTCCCGACTCTGTGTCATCGTGGCCCAGgagtctgctgctgatgtcaCTGACTTGCGCATCTTCAACCAAAGAAGGGGTGTGCGTGTTGTCAGTGAAAATAACCTTCAGATTCTtgtgccatgatgacacacgGTGGAGAATCTCAGCTCTGACCAGCAGATTTACAGCGTAAACAGGAGCAGCTCCGTGCGAGTTTGAGATTCCGGGGctaaatcctcctcccgataTTTCCCGTTACAGGAAGGCTGCTCCCTACATTCCTGCCCCGCTCAGCTCAGACGAGCCCTATATGGACTGACTGTCTGACCAGCTCATCCAGGAATGCACGGCAGACCTCATCCAATTAGTATTCTTACAGTCTGAATGTAACATGTCGTGTCTTCAAATCATTTCCTCCTTTAAAAAAGCTTCCTACATGACCTGTTGGAGTGATACAACCTGGATTCATCATGTGAAACGAATGCTCAGATTTGATCGCTGTGTTCTTATCCGTCACATTTGGGTTAAAAGGCATAACTCTTCTTCATAACTTCTGCTTATTTTTAGCCTTTTAATCTCACAGTTATTCCACATTCAAATTcttaatgtatatttatatttcatgctCTATTTTTACCTCTCCATGTCAGTTTTGGCGTTGACTCAGGCTACATTTAGCCCAGTCTGGAGTCGTGCCTGAGCCTCTGTagtctggagacagagacagaagctgACTGTGATGGGTTCAAAGGTAGCTACTGATAAACCCGTACATGTTATCTCTAAATGTAAGTACTTCAACAGAAAAAATTCTCACAGacatcttaaaatgtttttttttttcaggttatTTTATGTCCTATAAATTCTCCGAAGTAGAGGATTAGTTTTCATATTTTCTAATAGAAGGCATAGACGTACAGGAAGCTGTACAGCAtgaaaaatatagatttttgaCGTACGTCTGGATCATGACgcaacaaaataaatgtgctcAACGTGCAGGAATGCACCAAAGCAGACAGAGCACCGGGAGGAGGGATTTTCCCCTTAAAGATCTATGATGCTTtgaaaaagatttaaaagtAGACCGGTACAAACCAGACGATTGTGACATTTATATAGGGAGCTGAAAGTAGCCCAGTACGGAGGACCACAAGTGTCACGGAAAtagtaataaagcatttaactaaCTGTACAATAAATATAGGCATTATTaaattactttactttacaaatgtaaagaaatgactcgtttcactgtcatgactggagccattcggtccaataacaaTTGGAAAGTCTAGtagagccgcacgattaaattattgaattattcaaatatcaaataatgaattactttgtaatttagtctttttattaatagattaataaattaatttgtaaactAATTTATCAATGCCTATATTTACTGTACAATTAGTTAAATGCCTTATTACTATTTCCGTGACACTTGTTGTCCTCCAtagtgtctgtgtgagagagagggggacaaAATGGCCGACTCAATGAGTTGGCAGCCATGGATATCAGACTGACCCTTAGTAGTACTCATTAACTACAAAATACTTagtgaaaacaaagatgggGAACATTAATATTTGAAAGGAGTCTCTGGCTTGATGAATTAAAGAATGTTTGTGAGTTTCGCTTAATTTCCTAAGAAAATACCTCCCAAACTCCTGCTCGTATTAAAATGACCATAACTGTTGATGAGGGAACGACAGCGAGTTAGAAAACTGGTACTGTCTGCTCTCCCAGACATTTAGGCTCAAATTTAACAAGGGAGCTTCAGAGGCTTGGTTGGAGTGTAAgtgtcctgggccgtgcatgAACCATACAGTTATGTTTCCAGTCAGGGcgctttctattgctcctctgtaaaagctgACGAGAAGTTGgcttgaataaaaaaacagagtCAATGTCTCTGAGCAGGTGAAGCCGTAGTCCACAAAGACCTGTCCACAAAACTCCCAGAGCCCTGCTCACCTGCTCGTTCTggagaaacaaacagtgacCATCAGTACGCTGCAGATATGTCACCCAGATGTGATAGATACTCACACTTCTCCTGCCACTTCAGGCTCCTGTGGTGGCTCGTCTCTGACTCGTCTTGTTCCTCTTAGTGATTCATCCATTCGACTCGTCCATCACCtgcaggatgagagagaggagcagtggTAGTTTCATGTctctttgtggaggttttgtgtctATTTGTGGAGGTTTGTAGAGATTTTGTGCGTAATCGTGgatttatgtgtatttgtgtaggttttgtgtgtatttgtggagattgtgtgtgtatttgaggatgttttgtgtgtatttcaggaggttttgtgtgtatttgtgtaggttttgtgtgtatttgtggaggtttagtgtgtatttgtgggggatttgtgtgtatttgtgtaggttttgtatgtatttgtggagattgtgtgtgtatttgaggatgttttgtgtgtatttcaggaggttttgtgtgtatttgtggaggttttgtgtgtctctgtagaGGTTTTGTGTGAATTTGTGGACATTTTGCGTGTATTAGTGGAGGTTttgggttggggttagggtttgtggtgatttgtgtctttgtggtgaTTTTGTGTATCTGTGGGGGTTTTGTCTGTAGCTGTGGAGATGTTGCATGTATCTGaagaggttttgtgtgtatttgtggaggtttgtgtgtctatttgtggaggttttgtgtgtatctgtggaggttttgtgtctctttgtggagGTTTGTGTGTCACTACCTCAGGTGTATTTAACCTGCTATCACTAAATTTTATATGAAGCTTCTAAAACCAGTCAGCAACATAAATGTTTGAACACTGATGTAAAGTTACTCTGTATATTCACACATTACTGTCCTTtctattctttttaaaaaatatctttattttccgcaactttaaactgatttatttgttgttgaCAGTTAGCAGACGTGTATTttcatatgtttatttttatatacattttatttcaagacatatttatgtatatattcttTTATGTTTATCCAGTAGCTGTAGAAACACTCCTTGAATCCTGTGGGTTTTGAGCCGGGGCCTGAGTCTTTGTAATGATCTTTGTACGGTGTTATCAAGTTGGATGCAGTCTGCTTATCAAAGTTGCACACGGTTGCAAAGCAAATGAATTCCTGCAGTTTGATCATTTCACCACAGAGCTTCAACATATCTTCAAGGCAAAGGCGTCCACATAACCCTGTTACTGGTTAACTTCTTTTGCAATTAAAAGTTG containing:
- the yju2b gene encoding probable splicing factor YJU2B → MGERKGTNKYYPPDFDPAKHGSLNGYHGTHALRERARKLSQGILIIRFEMPYNIWCDGCKNHIGMGVRYNAEKKKVGNYYTTPIYRFRMKCHLCVNYIEMQTDPATCDYVIVSGANRKEERWDMADNEQILTTERTEKEKLETDAMFKLDHGGKDKEKLKKALPSLSEIQEYQSTWKDDFQLNSSLRRKFRTEKKVLAEQEETDNAVRMRTNLSIPLLPEKEEDKRLAALLTYQAPDSYDDKQHSKRKEISTRSWFSAPSASPGGAAGSLLQKLGMQGKEAAVAKALGSSPSPLIRKRTGGPGVKSEPCATITRRHSHPETNTCNGELSKVSQKEEDQSLLPRQVEQEVTGTHDRGSMEAHVRSTEEGLTNGKDSGKEKEQDKSLGAVTSLVADYSDSDSDSGQ
- the LOC141002918 gene encoding transcription factor IIIA-like, which translates into the protein MQTEPHKRYICSFPDCSAAYNKQWKLDAHLCKHTGLKPHTCDRDGCGKSFCSSYHLARHELSHSGVKPFQCTVDGCREAFTTNTNRARHVGRVHAQEQKKYVCKYDACGLEFKKNKQLKSHMCEQHTQLPPYQCTYEGCQMRFSFPSKLKRHEKVHRGYPCKDEGCSFTGKTWTEYLKHRKEQHRVTLECDQCSKVFRDSWFLQQHQRVHAETRVVYRCPRNDCDRSFTTLFNMESHISSFHEELRPFTCTHAGCRKTFAMRQSLQRHSIVHDPERKKLKKPRPKRSLASRLSGYSEKKKVDCKKRREPESTQNKPDPPGPVELVSLLQDTSLLCNPAVDIHGLTTALTTPLTV